From Paenibacillus graminis, a single genomic window includes:
- a CDS encoding glycosyl hydrolase has protein sequence MSVIKVTYAEAVLNGYGIEKRGPVYEDKDRLYDGEGYLSFFFAEDASFPDEAGNATFTVEAAEAGLYKMSIGYYIPEGYGGKATGIQVNGIGTGELMLNAPAAGTVRAEKMVSKVLLNAGKNSIKVTRGWGYYGIEHIKLEPAKDQPAGSLLEAEDGVMSGGVSIGTSEEGYSGEGYVIFQQSGSLALTYKTPLAGTYDIFVGYSAPNGEKKSSIVLNGHTSEITLPETAGFIEIPAGKAWMNQGDNTIVFQANWGWYNIDYVKLTAAAKPEQREVASTLINPDATSEARALMNFMDSQYGQKIISGQQTSEDAEWIGQETGKYPAILATDLMDYSPSRVENGASSTEIEKMIAWFNRGGIVSLCWHWNAPKGIGGEEPGYEWWRGFYTEFTTFDVEYALDHPDSEDYHLLIRDIDEIAAQLKRLQNAGVPVLWRPLHEAEGGWFWWGAKGPEPAKRLWRLMVDRLTNYHRLNNLVWVWNSENPEWYPGDDVVDIASADIYNPAGDYNPSIAKYEKLVSLVNGKKVIGLAENGPIPDPEMLQAYGADWSFFTTWTGNFIKDGTTNSAEHLQRIYKHDYVLTLDELPADLYSSLKYEAEKGELTGLVISDEQGVYSGSGYVTGMDAQGGRLRIKANASPGTYSLLIRYKTDNVQTKNSISVNGAAAVDYMFADTAEWTDTVMGPYILQKGENTVDIISAEGGTDIDYIKLTRLMPSAETVSEASSSGNKGNSGITHSFGPQRIEVDGAELIAALKKQIGYPAESQLFVINAAGSEVTEFSFPASALAQAAAITPKARIVIQSDTGSYSLPVTLADVDAISGRLGAEADKIHILVNLRKLTSSQAGEIRIQAKGRGARLDSDMYEFSVFAISDASSVQINHFGSSYVSHTITIPQVAGNGLTAVRVDPATGELSFIPAVFNTSPDGKTVVTIKRNGSGIYTIGQFNRTFDDLGSHWAKKDIEFMANKLLVHGTDDHHFAPNRLITRAEFTMLITRALGFTTPSRAVKFSDVPVTKWYAEAIGAAGESGLITGFSDGTFRPDAWITREQMAVLIVRAAAIAGQNAEAAHDVLGQFHDSSSISNWAADSVNEALAAGLVQGLADDQFAAKVWVDRAQAAVVIKRLLNYLNFINS, from the coding sequence ATGAGCGTCATAAAGGTCACTTATGCAGAGGCAGTATTAAATGGGTATGGCATCGAGAAACGGGGTCCTGTCTATGAGGATAAGGATCGGCTTTACGATGGCGAGGGCTATCTCTCTTTCTTTTTCGCGGAAGATGCTTCCTTTCCGGATGAAGCCGGAAATGCAACCTTTACGGTGGAAGCCGCAGAGGCCGGATTGTACAAGATGAGTATAGGCTACTATATTCCTGAAGGTTATGGCGGAAAGGCAACCGGTATACAAGTTAATGGCATAGGCACCGGAGAGCTAATGTTGAATGCACCTGCTGCAGGTACCGTACGGGCTGAAAAAATGGTGAGCAAAGTGCTGTTGAACGCCGGCAAAAATTCGATTAAGGTTACACGGGGCTGGGGCTACTATGGAATCGAGCATATCAAGCTGGAACCGGCCAAAGACCAGCCGGCTGGAAGCCTGCTTGAGGCAGAGGACGGCGTGATGAGCGGCGGTGTCTCGATAGGCACCTCAGAGGAAGGATACTCAGGTGAAGGATACGTGATCTTTCAGCAGTCGGGATCGCTTGCTTTGACTTACAAAACCCCTTTGGCAGGGACATATGACATTTTTGTAGGTTACAGTGCACCAAACGGGGAGAAGAAGAGCAGTATAGTCTTGAACGGGCATACTTCGGAGATTACACTGCCGGAGACCGCCGGCTTTATTGAAATCCCTGCCGGGAAAGCCTGGATGAATCAGGGCGATAATACCATCGTGTTTCAGGCTAACTGGGGCTGGTACAATATCGATTACGTCAAATTGACAGCTGCCGCCAAGCCGGAGCAACGAGAGGTGGCAAGCACATTAATTAATCCGGATGCAACGTCCGAAGCACGGGCACTCATGAACTTTATGGATAGCCAGTATGGCCAAAAGATTATCTCGGGGCAGCAAACGTCTGAGGACGCAGAGTGGATCGGTCAGGAGACTGGAAAATACCCGGCAATACTCGCCACCGACTTGATGGACTATTCCCCCTCGCGTGTTGAGAACGGCGCCTCGTCAACTGAAATCGAGAAAATGATCGCCTGGTTCAACCGGGGCGGTATTGTGTCCCTGTGCTGGCACTGGAATGCGCCAAAGGGGATTGGAGGAGAGGAGCCAGGCTACGAATGGTGGAGAGGCTTCTACACGGAGTTTACAACCTTTGATGTGGAATATGCGCTCGACCATCCGGATTCGGAGGATTATCATTTGCTCATCCGGGATATCGATGAAATCGCAGCTCAGTTGAAACGCCTGCAGAATGCAGGTGTTCCGGTGTTATGGCGGCCGCTTCATGAGGCGGAAGGCGGTTGGTTCTGGTGGGGAGCTAAAGGGCCTGAGCCGGCGAAGCGATTATGGAGACTGATGGTTGACCGTTTGACCAACTATCACCGCCTAAACAACCTGGTTTGGGTATGGAACTCCGAGAATCCGGAATGGTATCCGGGAGATGATGTGGTAGATATCGCCAGTGCCGATATTTACAATCCTGCAGGTGACTATAACCCCAGCATCGCAAAGTATGAGAAGCTGGTATCCCTGGTGAACGGCAAAAAGGTAATCGGACTGGCGGAAAACGGGCCTATCCCTGATCCGGAAATGCTGCAGGCTTATGGCGCCGACTGGAGCTTCTTCACCACCTGGACCGGCAACTTTATCAAGGATGGAACCACCAACTCTGCTGAACATTTGCAGAGAATCTATAAGCACGACTATGTCCTCACTCTTGATGAACTTCCGGCTGACCTGTACTCCTCACTAAAGTATGAGGCAGAGAAAGGAGAACTCACAGGATTAGTGATAAGTGATGAGCAGGGTGTATACTCGGGAAGCGGTTATGTTACAGGGATGGATGCTCAAGGGGGAAGGCTACGGATTAAAGCCAATGCGTCACCAGGTACTTACTCACTGCTGATTCGTTATAAGACGGACAATGTGCAGACAAAGAATAGCATTTCGGTAAATGGAGCTGCTGCGGTTGATTATATGTTTGCAGATACAGCCGAGTGGACAGATACGGTAATGGGACCTTACATTCTGCAAAAAGGAGAGAATACGGTTGATATCATCAGCGCCGAAGGCGGAACAGATATTGATTATATTAAGTTAACGCGTCTTATGCCGTCTGCTGAAACCGTGTCCGAAGCCAGCAGTTCCGGAAACAAAGGGAACAGCGGGATTACGCATAGTTTTGGACCACAGCGTATCGAGGTGGATGGGGCAGAACTGATTGCCGCGCTGAAGAAACAGATTGGCTATCCTGCTGAATCGCAGTTGTTTGTGATTAATGCTGCCGGCAGTGAAGTTACAGAGTTCAGCTTCCCGGCGTCGGCTCTAGCACAAGCAGCTGCCATCACTCCAAAAGCAAGAATTGTAATTCAATCGGATACGGGGTCATACAGTCTCCCGGTTACGCTCGCCGATGTTGACGCAATTTCCGGCCGGTTGGGGGCGGAGGCTGATAAAATTCATATTTTGGTCAACCTGAGGAAGCTCACCAGCAGTCAAGCCGGGGAAATCCGCATACAGGCAAAGGGCCGAGGCGCCCGGTTGGACAGTGACATGTATGAATTCAGCGTCTTTGCAATTTCGGACGCAAGCTCCGTCCAAATCAACCATTTTGGCAGCAGTTATGTATCCCACACAATTACAATTCCCCAAGTAGCGGGCAACGGATTAACAGCCGTAAGGGTCGATCCGGCCACAGGAGAGCTGTCGTTTATTCCAGCTGTATTCAATACATCACCAGATGGCAAAACGGTTGTAACGATCAAGCGGAACGGCAGCGGTATTTATACCATAGGTCAGTTTAACCGAACGTTTGACGATCTCGGCAGCCACTGGGCCAAGAAGGATATCGAATTCATGGCGAATAAATTGCTTGTTCATGGAACCGATGACCATCACTTTGCCCCGAACCGGTTAATTACGCGGGCTGAATTTACAATGCTAATAACCAGAGCGCTGGGTTTCACCACTCCATCGAGAGCAGTCAAATTCTCTGATGTTCCGGTAACAAAGTGGTACGCGGAGGCGATTGGGGCTGCCGGTGAATCAGGTTTAATTACCGGATTTTCGGACGGGACCTTCCGGCCGGACGCTTGGATTACACGTGAGCAAATGGCGGTTCTGATTGTTCGCGCTGCAGCAATCGCAGGTCAAAACGCGGAAGCGGCACATGATGTCCTGGGACAGTTCCATGACTCGTCTTCTATTAGTAATTGGGCAGCGGACAGCGTTAATGAGGCGTTGGCTGCGGGGCTTGTACAGGGCTTGGCTGATGATCAGTTTGCAGCCAAGGTTTGGGTAGACCGCGCACAAGCCGCCGTCGTGATAAAGCGTTTACTGAATTACTTGAATTTTATAAACTCCTAA
- a CDS encoding glycosyl hydrolase gives MNKFINATPCNPNAIEEVKNVLRYLSELSGKGIITGQHTQTTVQKELRYIKDITGKLPALCGFELLAYSPNINYGDAGEACLMEVEENKNTLDNAWDWALNKRGLITFTWHWFSPFGSRDKGFYTENTTFDASRAIIGGTEENKMLIADMDHMAALLKPFCEQRIPVLWRPFHESEGDWFWWGAKGPEVAKQLYRIMYERYTNHHGLNNLIWVWNSPLPEGYVGDDVCDVISLDLYPPKHTHTDLSKEYNELVRITPANKLTALGEIGVVPSLSMLAETRIPWVWYMIWSNDYGASGEWTTNEELRRAYNHPYAVTLDQLPRLY, from the coding sequence ATGAACAAATTTATTAATGCTACACCCTGCAATCCAAACGCAATTGAGGAAGTCAAAAATGTTCTCCGTTATTTAAGCGAATTGTCCGGTAAGGGGATCATTACCGGACAACACACCCAAACTACCGTACAAAAGGAACTGCGGTATATCAAAGACATAACCGGGAAACTGCCGGCCTTATGCGGCTTTGAGCTTCTCGCCTATTCCCCTAACATCAACTACGGGGATGCCGGCGAAGCTTGTTTAATGGAGGTAGAGGAAAATAAAAATACGCTGGACAATGCATGGGACTGGGCGTTAAACAAGCGTGGGCTGATAACCTTTACCTGGCACTGGTTCTCACCGTTTGGCAGCAGGGACAAAGGGTTCTATACTGAGAACACCACGTTTGACGCTTCCCGGGCAATTATCGGAGGAACAGAAGAGAATAAAATGCTAATTGCTGACATGGATCATATGGCAGCATTGCTAAAACCTTTCTGCGAGCAGCGGATTCCGGTGTTATGGCGTCCCTTCCACGAATCCGAGGGGGACTGGTTCTGGTGGGGAGCCAAAGGGCCGGAAGTTGCCAAACAGCTCTATCGTATAATGTATGAGCGGTATACGAATCATCATGGTTTGAATAACCTCATATGGGTCTGGAATTCTCCGCTTCCGGAAGGATATGTGGGCGACGATGTCTGTGACGTTATCTCCCTGGATTTGTATCCTCCTAAACATACCCATACTGATTTATCGAAAGAATACAACGAGTTGGTGAGAATTACGCCGGCCAATAAGCTGACGGCACTGGGGGAGATTGGTGTGGTCCCGAGCCTCTCTATGCTGGCCGAGACGCGCATTCCCTGGGTTTGGTACATGATATGGTCCAATGATTACGGCGCGTCCGGGGAATGGACGACAAATGAGGAGCTGCGGCGTGCATATAACCACCCCTATGCAGTTACATTAGACCAACTGCCGCGGTTGTATTAA
- a CDS encoding RNA polymerase sigma factor produces the protein MDSIEEKIRRIQAGEVYLFSDIIRLYQQRIYVYCFRLLNSREEAEDAVQDIFIKAYQNIWDYKLQANFTSWLYRVSYHHCLNQLRQQKFQNQLRRLLRQDVTAKSAEQVVENRLFSESVAAALQKLSIEERNLVILRIFEDKSFAEIAEILGKSTVTVRKRYERTRSKLREFIVRRDKQLCARTN, from the coding sequence GTGGATTCTATAGAAGAGAAGATAAGGCGGATACAAGCGGGAGAGGTCTATCTTTTTTCAGATATTATCAGACTCTACCAGCAACGGATTTATGTCTACTGCTTCCGTTTGCTGAACAGCAGGGAAGAGGCGGAGGATGCGGTTCAGGACATCTTCATTAAGGCTTACCAGAACATCTGGGACTACAAACTGCAGGCTAATTTTACCTCGTGGCTCTATAGGGTGTCCTATCATCATTGCTTAAACCAACTGCGGCAGCAAAAGTTCCAGAATCAGCTGCGAAGGCTGCTCAGACAGGATGTAACGGCTAAGAGCGCGGAACAAGTGGTAGAGAATCGGCTGTTCAGCGAATCTGTCGCCGCAGCCCTGCAGAAGCTAAGCATTGAGGAACGGAATCTGGTGATTTTGCGCATTTTTGAAGATAAGTCGTTTGCGGAAATTGCTGAAATTCTGGGTAAAAGTACGGTTACTGTAAGGAAACGGTACGAGCGTACAAGGAGCAAGCTTAGAGAATTCATTGTGAGGAGGGATAAACAGCTATGTGCAAGGACGAATTGA
- a CDS encoding DUF4367 domain-containing protein, translating to MCKDELTSEELFLKEGDHSAKLPLVDVHDSVMKAIGLGNDRLMMEQSQLQVENTPDVMQSMEPVVEAKRYRKRTMGRHMGRWAAALILIALLGGSYSLFIESPGQAAKFQYEVLPYQPLVVTEEGGKVVKSNKPIFFSEEKVLQRQESKEERLFREKYSEAYDAVEKLLLPEEFASYVLRQEKAGGESPMIGVVNRAMSFKDYSSYAAKAKRYIAPDLKQPEYMPEGYVFDQAWIIPYFEIKEKELLALSGGFKLEGGYRVSWRKEPLGSINFDISRLSYRKGQTIVNISAKRLKEKTGIAESLMWTKNTIMENILVNGTQLIYMDHSRDGKVKLGYKYKLVWADPKNNMLYDLTASPESSLTKEEIIRIAAGMMN from the coding sequence ATGTGCAAGGACGAATTGACTTCCGAAGAGTTGTTTTTGAAGGAGGGAGATCATTCTGCTAAGCTTCCGCTGGTTGATGTTCATGATTCTGTAATGAAAGCCATCGGGCTTGGCAATGACCGCCTTATGATGGAGCAATCTCAGCTGCAAGTGGAGAACACCCCCGATGTTATGCAGAGTATGGAACCGGTAGTCGAGGCAAAAAGATACCGCAAGCGAACGATGGGGCGGCATATGGGGAGATGGGCAGCGGCGCTGATCCTGATTGCCTTGCTCGGAGGCAGCTATTCCTTATTTATTGAAAGCCCTGGGCAAGCCGCTAAATTCCAGTATGAAGTGCTGCCCTACCAGCCGCTTGTGGTAACGGAGGAAGGGGGGAAGGTTGTAAAATCCAACAAACCAATATTCTTTTCGGAGGAAAAAGTTCTCCAGAGGCAGGAAAGCAAAGAAGAAAGGCTGTTTCGGGAAAAATATTCAGAGGCATATGATGCTGTAGAGAAATTGCTGCTGCCCGAGGAGTTCGCTTCATACGTGCTCAGACAGGAAAAGGCTGGGGGTGAGTCTCCCATGATTGGCGTTGTTAACCGCGCGATGTCATTTAAAGACTATTCCAGCTATGCTGCCAAGGCAAAGAGGTACATAGCACCGGATTTGAAGCAGCCGGAGTATATGCCGGAAGGGTATGTTTTTGACCAGGCATGGATTATACCTTATTTTGAGATCAAAGAAAAGGAATTGCTTGCCCTGAGCGGTGGATTTAAGCTGGAAGGCGGCTACCGGGTCTCCTGGAGAAAAGAGCCGCTGGGCAGCATTAATTTTGATATCTCCAGATTGAGTTACAGAAAAGGTCAGACTATAGTGAATATTTCGGCCAAACGCCTCAAAGAAAAAACCGGAATCGCAGAAAGCTTGATGTGGACCAAAAATACAATCATGGAGAACATTCTGGTCAACGGAACCCAACTGATTTATATGGATCATTCAAGAGACGGGAAAGTAAAGTTGGGTTATAAATACAAACTTGTCTGGGCGGACCCGAAAAACAATATGTTATACGATTTGACTGCTTCACCAGAGTCTTCCTTGACTAAAGAGGAGATTATCCGAATTGCTGCCGGCATGATGAACTAA
- a CDS encoding PQQ-binding-like beta-propeller repeat protein — MGKGQNFKKLSCAICAALMLPLGEGGGTAEAEEAAVSIRNPYYQQVEAPVVQPAWSLPVTKPKGVDNVEPVTAIAENGKVFMLQPNGRLAALKAASGARLWEYGSQLAQQMVYNNGAIYGMTTAGALYKVKEDTGSKAWSAALGYGTADSIKVTGGTVYVTQGQKMAAVDAATGKIKWRIAEDPNNYYFGSEALEAEGVVVRNYAVSGAITVSLVAVYDKTTGTKLWEASRQLAPLAIKDGILYSERELFMLDDDPVNRKIQIAAFNLRTGALKGERTYSWTDKAATDGVYHGGGSYSSAFLNGNDLYIHQGQRLVLYDFWNYVSGAEPLKKWAQESYDQRLPLNLVHLDRIYYTDEHSHGLITMKLANGQYVRFDQGENNTVQAAIFGKGVYVGQSDGLLHAYDLTSSKPVFTVRTGSPEFAPLLKTGGMLLIQSGGKLHGIKLPASLK, encoded by the coding sequence ATGGGAAAGGGACAAAACTTCAAAAAACTCAGCTGTGCCATCTGTGCTGCACTGATGCTGCCGCTCGGGGAGGGCGGCGGGACGGCCGAGGCAGAAGAAGCGGCAGTAAGCATAAGAAATCCCTATTATCAGCAGGTGGAGGCACCGGTAGTACAACCTGCCTGGTCCCTGCCGGTCACTAAGCCCAAGGGGGTAGATAACGTGGAGCCGGTGACAGCTATCGCTGAGAACGGCAAGGTATTTATGCTGCAGCCTAACGGCAGGCTGGCTGCACTGAAGGCAGCAAGCGGTGCCAGGCTCTGGGAATACGGCAGCCAGTTGGCTCAGCAGATGGTGTACAACAACGGTGCCATTTACGGAATGACCACTGCGGGAGCGCTCTACAAGGTCAAAGAAGACACTGGAAGCAAAGCTTGGTCTGCCGCCCTTGGCTACGGAACTGCGGACAGCATTAAGGTAACCGGGGGAACGGTGTATGTGACCCAAGGCCAAAAAATGGCTGCGGTAGACGCGGCAACCGGCAAAATCAAATGGCGGATTGCCGAAGATCCGAACAATTATTATTTTGGCTCAGAAGCGCTGGAGGCGGAGGGGGTTGTCGTTAGAAATTATGCCGTATCCGGCGCAATTACCGTGTCCCTGGTAGCCGTCTACGATAAAACGACCGGCACCAAGCTGTGGGAGGCTTCCAGACAGCTGGCTCCGCTGGCCATTAAGGATGGCATTCTCTACTCTGAGCGTGAGTTATTCATGCTGGACGATGATCCGGTGAACCGCAAAATCCAAATCGCCGCCTTCAATCTCCGTACCGGAGCACTCAAGGGGGAACGCACTTACAGCTGGACAGACAAGGCGGCAACTGACGGAGTGTATCACGGGGGCGGCTCTTATAGCTCTGCCTTCCTGAACGGGAACGATCTGTACATTCACCAGGGCCAGCGTCTGGTTCTATACGATTTCTGGAACTATGTGTCCGGCGCAGAGCCGTTGAAGAAATGGGCGCAGGAGAGCTATGATCAGCGGCTTCCGCTGAACCTTGTGCATCTGGACCGGATTTATTACACCGATGAGCACAGCCATGGCCTGATTACCATGAAGCTCGCTAACGGACAATATGTACGCTTCGATCAAGGAGAGAATAATACGGTACAAGCCGCTATATTCGGCAAAGGGGTTTATGTCGGCCAGTCCGACGGTCTGCTGCATGCCTATGACCTTACAAGCTCCAAACCTGTATTCACCGTCCGCACCGGATCACCCGAATTTGCCCCGCTGCTGAAGACTGGCGGCATGCTGTTAATTCAATCAGGCGGCAAGCTGCACGGGATCAAGCTGCCCGCTTCACTGAAATAA
- a CDS encoding alpha-galactosidase, with protein MNIYADETLGLFHLQSKDTSYIIQLVEGYPSHVYWGARLRHDNSLAGVLELRERSSFSPTPLLPNPTLSLDALPQEYPQYGTGDFRRPAYQVLLADGTRTTELKYVGCTITPGKPALEGLPAVYTEEDHEAKTLELTLNDDYTGLTVKLLYTVFADHSAIARSVRFEHNGQTPLRLEQALSASVDFADSAYDTLHLSGAWARERHVQRRRLTAGAAVSLESRRGSSSHQANPFLALLRPGADEDQGDVYGFSLVYSGSFAAVAEVEQFNQTRVSIGINPFDFSWLLEPGQSFQTPEAVLVYSGEGLGGMSRTYHRLYRTRLCRGVHRDKTRPILVNNWEATYFDFDADKIAAIAKEAGPLGIELFVLDDGWFGKRDSDNSSLGDWFEDRRKLPGGLADLAGRVNAEGLQFGLWVEPEMVSPDSELYRKHPDWCLHAEGRRRTEARNQLILDLSRSEVCDYLYETLSSVFSSAPITYVKWDMNRNMTEIASAAASPERQKETAHRYMLGLYGLMERLTSRFPDILFESCSGGGGRFDPGMLFYMPQTWTSDNTDAIERLAIQYGTSMVYPASSMGAHVSAVPNHQVERITSLAIRGDVAMSGNFGYELDLTAFTGAEKRLAARQIAQYKEIRQLVQQGDMYRLLSPFEGSGETAWMFVSGDKTEAFVAYFRVLAKPNAPISRLSLKGLNPELDYMIETGAASDGAADHSGAEASASAGTSGSAFQEGFGGTLHGGDRLMRIGLVVSDLHGDFASCTYRLRAVGR; from the coding sequence ATGAATATTTACGCAGACGAAACGCTGGGCCTGTTTCACCTTCAATCCAAAGATACCAGCTATATCATACAGCTGGTTGAAGGCTACCCTTCCCATGTATACTGGGGCGCACGCCTCCGGCACGACAACAGCCTGGCCGGCGTGCTGGAGCTTCGTGAACGATCCTCTTTCTCCCCAACCCCGCTGCTGCCGAACCCTACCCTCTCTCTGGATGCTCTGCCCCAGGAGTACCCTCAGTACGGGACGGGCGACTTCAGACGGCCGGCCTATCAGGTTCTGCTGGCTGACGGCACCCGGACCACCGAACTTAAATACGTTGGCTGCACGATTACTCCCGGAAAACCTGCACTTGAAGGGCTGCCTGCAGTCTATACAGAAGAGGATCACGAGGCGAAGACGCTGGAGCTTACCCTTAATGACGACTATACCGGCCTGACCGTTAAGCTGCTGTATACAGTTTTTGCTGACCACAGCGCCATCGCCCGCTCTGTCCGGTTTGAGCATAACGGGCAGACACCGCTTCGGCTTGAGCAGGCGCTCAGCGCCTCGGTTGATTTTGCCGATTCGGCCTACGATACGCTCCACCTGAGCGGCGCCTGGGCAAGAGAGCGCCATGTTCAGCGCCGCCGCCTTACCGCCGGGGCCGCAGTTTCGCTGGAGAGCCGCCGGGGCTCAAGCAGTCATCAGGCCAATCCCTTTCTCGCGCTTCTCCGCCCCGGCGCGGATGAAGACCAAGGAGATGTGTATGGCTTCAGCCTTGTGTACAGCGGCAGCTTCGCGGCAGTTGCAGAGGTCGAGCAGTTTAACCAGACCCGCGTGAGCATTGGCATTAACCCGTTCGATTTCTCCTGGCTGCTGGAGCCGGGCCAATCCTTCCAGACCCCTGAGGCTGTACTCGTCTACTCCGGCGAAGGGCTGGGCGGCATGTCGCGTACCTATCACCGGCTTTACCGGACCCGGCTGTGCCGCGGCGTTCACCGCGACAAGACCCGTCCGATTCTCGTCAACAACTGGGAAGCGACTTATTTCGATTTTGATGCCGACAAAATCGCAGCCATCGCCAAGGAAGCGGGTCCCCTCGGCATCGAACTCTTCGTGCTCGATGACGGCTGGTTCGGCAAACGCGACAGCGACAACAGCTCGCTTGGCGACTGGTTTGAAGACCGGCGCAAGCTGCCCGGCGGACTGGCTGACCTTGCCGGCCGGGTAAACGCCGAGGGCCTTCAATTCGGACTGTGGGTCGAACCGGAGATGGTGTCACCCGACAGCGAATTATACCGTAAACATCCTGACTGGTGCCTGCACGCCGAAGGCCGCCGCCGTACGGAAGCGCGCAACCAGCTCATTCTGGATCTCTCCCGTTCCGAAGTATGCGATTATCTGTATGAGACACTGAGCTCTGTTTTTTCCAGTGCGCCGATTACCTATGTCAAATGGGACATGAACCGGAATATGACGGAGATCGCCTCCGCGGCAGCCAGCCCCGAGCGGCAAAAAGAAACCGCCCACCGCTATATGCTGGGCCTGTATGGTTTGATGGAACGCTTGACCTCACGTTTCCCGGACATTCTGTTCGAGAGCTGTTCCGGCGGCGGCGGCCGGTTTGACCCGGGAATGCTGTTCTATATGCCTCAGACCTGGACCAGCGACAACACCGATGCGATCGAGCGGCTGGCGATCCAATACGGCACCAGTATGGTATATCCCGCCAGCAGTATGGGCGCCCATGTCTCTGCGGTACCGAACCACCAGGTGGAACGGATCACTTCACTCGCTATCCGCGGCGATGTGGCAATGAGCGGCAATTTTGGCTACGAGCTGGACCTTACCGCCTTCACCGGGGCAGAGAAGCGGCTGGCAGCCCGGCAGATCGCCCAGTACAAGGAAATACGCCAATTGGTGCAGCAGGGCGATATGTACCGGCTGCTGAGTCCTTTTGAAGGAAGCGGCGAAACGGCCTGGATGTTCGTGAGCGGGGACAAAACAGAGGCCTTTGTAGCTTATTTCCGTGTGCTCGCGAAGCCTAACGCGCCAATCTCGCGTCTTTCGCTTAAAGGGCTGAACCCTGAATTGGATTACATGATTGAGACAGGCGCCGCATCTGATGGCGCGGCGGATCATAGCGGGGCAGAAGCTTCTGCATCGGCGGGAACCTCCGGCTCCGCCTTTCAAGAAGGATTCGGCGGCACGCTTCACGGCGGCGACCGCTTAATGCGTATCGGTCTTGTCGTTTCCGATCTGCACGGCGATTTCGCCAGCTGCACCTACCGTCTGAGAGCCGTAGGGCGCTGA
- a CDS encoding LacI family DNA-binding transcriptional regulator produces MPTIKDIAREAGVSAATVSRVLNNDLSLAVSEVTRTRVFAVAERLGYKPARLKQLKRNTERSGKTVSLLLTCSVEEERDDPYYGSIRRGIELRSGELGISLGQTLRGHAQLPALRACDGLIVVGGFDPKELESLHADQSTIVLVDQYGEQTDYDSVRTHFRQAVDQALGHLIALGHRDIAFIGGGGDGERRAHHFERIMLERGWYDARLVRTGGWSSADGYRMMKELLAGAKRPTACFAASDPLAVGALRALHDQGVRVPEEMAIVGFDDIEMAAYVQPPLTTVRAYPEQMGKAAVQLLVERFEGREAPSHTITGTKLIVRESSGGTPG; encoded by the coding sequence TTGCCAACGATTAAAGACATCGCCCGCGAGGCCGGCGTATCGGCCGCGACGGTATCGCGAGTGTTAAATAATGACCTGTCCCTGGCCGTCAGCGAGGTTACTCGGACCCGTGTGTTTGCCGTCGCCGAGCGGCTGGGCTACAAGCCCGCCCGGTTAAAGCAGCTAAAGCGGAATACCGAGCGGAGCGGCAAGACTGTCTCGCTCCTGCTCACCTGTTCGGTCGAGGAGGAACGGGATGACCCGTATTACGGCTCCATTCGCCGGGGGATTGAGCTGCGCTCCGGGGAGCTGGGCATTTCGCTCGGCCAAACCCTGCGCGGGCATGCACAGCTTCCTGCCCTGCGGGCCTGCGACGGCCTTATCGTCGTAGGCGGTTTCGATCCCAAAGAGCTGGAGAGTCTGCATGCTGACCAGAGCACGATCGTGCTTGTCGACCAGTATGGGGAACAGACAGACTATGACTCTGTGCGGACGCATTTTCGCCAGGCGGTCGATCAGGCGCTCGGCCACCTGATCGCTCTGGGCCACCGCGATATTGCATTTATCGGCGGCGGCGGGGACGGGGAGCGGCGGGCGCATCATTTTGAGCGGATCATGCTGGAGCGGGGCTGGTACGACGCCCGGCTGGTCCGGACGGGGGGATGGAGCAGCGCCGACGGCTACCGGATGATGAAGGAGCTGCTGGCCGGTGCGAAACGGCCGACAGCCTGCTTCGCGGCGAGCGACCCGCTGGCGGTCGGCGCCCTGCGGGCCCTGCACGACCAAGGCGTGCGGGTGCCGGAGGAGATGGCCATCGTCGGCTTCGACGATATCGAGATGGCCGCTTACGTCCAACCGCCGCTGACAACCGTACGCGCCTATCCCGAGCAGATGGGCAAGGCGGCTGTCCAGCTGCTCGTCGAGCGGTTCGAAGGACGTGAAGCGCCTTCACATACGATCACCGGCACGAAGCTGATCGTCAGGGAGAGCTCCGGCGGCACGCCTGGTTAA